One Mycobacterium kubicae genomic window carries:
- a CDS encoding DUF4185 domain-containing protein, with amino-acid sequence MPEPVVQPLEPGQVLRIGPSAGTGTPTRDFNVGATDLCEFMEFPAEVLQICGDSFPGQGVGFGRDFAPIALRVDTASVDDPEGVRYSGVMGVWEPLLADPTPPQTSQLPAGVVQINRRNYLMITTARNLEPQTSRLVTAEPARGRWRTVPGSAREPAYQDGRQTQISGYYDPIPTPDSPTGWVYIVANSFTRRQPVVLYRVTPEAFTDRGRWQGWAAGPDGGWNKPPTPLWPDLVGEMSIRQIEGQTVLSYFNASTGDMEVRVAHDPTQLGTAPVTTVVQHDDWPDPAESLPAPQDNRLAQPYGGYISPGSTLDELRIFVSQWNTRPRETGPYRVIQFAVNPFKPE; translated from the coding sequence ATGCCCGAGCCGGTCGTGCAGCCGCTCGAGCCGGGTCAGGTGCTGCGGATCGGGCCGTCAGCCGGAACCGGTACGCCCACAAGGGATTTCAACGTCGGGGCGACGGACCTCTGCGAATTCATGGAGTTCCCAGCAGAAGTGCTGCAGATCTGCGGGGACAGCTTCCCCGGGCAAGGGGTGGGCTTCGGTCGCGACTTCGCACCGATCGCCTTGCGCGTCGACACCGCTTCGGTCGACGACCCCGAGGGTGTGCGCTACTCGGGCGTGATGGGCGTATGGGAGCCGTTGCTGGCCGATCCGACGCCGCCGCAGACCTCGCAGTTGCCCGCCGGAGTGGTGCAGATCAATCGCCGCAACTACCTGATGATCACCACGGCCAGAAACCTCGAGCCGCAGACTTCGCGGCTGGTGACGGCCGAACCCGCGCGCGGACGGTGGCGCACCGTACCGGGCTCGGCGCGCGAACCCGCCTACCAGGACGGACGCCAGACGCAGATCAGCGGTTACTACGACCCGATCCCGACGCCAGATTCACCGACCGGCTGGGTCTACATCGTCGCCAACAGCTTCACCCGCAGGCAGCCGGTGGTGCTCTACCGGGTCACGCCCGAAGCCTTCACCGACCGGGGGCGCTGGCAGGGCTGGGCGGCCGGACCCGACGGCGGTTGGAACAAGCCGCCCACACCGCTGTGGCCGGACCTGGTCGGCGAGATGAGCATCCGCCAGATCGAAGGCCAGACGGTGTTGTCCTACTTCAACGCCAGCACCGGCGACATGGAAGTCCGGGTGGCTCATGACCCGACGCAGTTGGGCACCGCCCCGGTCACCACGGTGGTACAACACGACGACTGGCCCGACCCCGCCGAAAGCCTGCCGGCCCCACAGGACAACCGCCTGGCGCAACCGTACGGCGGGTACATCTCGCCGGGATCGACGCTCGACGAGCTGCGGATTTTCGTCAGCCAGTGGAACACCCGGCCGCGGGAGACCGGCCCGTACCGGGTCATTCAGTTCGCGGTGAACCCGTTCAAGCCGGAGTGA
- a CDS encoding SRPBCC family protein yields MQGAVTVHMQAPAMAIWRLVADVRNTGRFSPETFDAEWLDGATEPAVGARFRGHVKRNEIGPVYWTTCRVTACDPGREFGFEVLLGDRAVNTWHYRFTQTDDGTDVTESFRVPVPAWLRATSFLGFLRKRRNLRDMRTTLERIKAVVEADRITPA; encoded by the coding sequence GTGCAGGGAGCAGTGACCGTCCACATGCAGGCGCCCGCCATGGCCATCTGGCGGCTGGTCGCCGATGTCCGCAATACCGGCCGCTTCTCGCCGGAGACTTTCGACGCCGAGTGGCTCGACGGTGCCACCGAGCCGGCGGTCGGGGCCCGCTTCCGCGGGCATGTCAAGCGCAACGAGATCGGGCCCGTGTACTGGACCACCTGCCGGGTGACGGCCTGCGACCCCGGTCGTGAGTTCGGTTTCGAGGTGCTGCTCGGTGACCGAGCGGTCAACACCTGGCATTACCGATTCACCCAGACGGACGACGGCACGGACGTGACCGAGTCGTTTCGAGTGCCGGTGCCGGCCTGGTTGCGGGCGACCTCGTTCCTGGGATTTCTGCGCAAGCGGCGCAACCTGCGCGACATGCGCACCACCCTGGAACGCATCAAGGCTGTCGTCGAAGCTGACCGGATCACTCCGGCTTGA
- the leuA gene encoding 2-isopropylmalate synthase, with product MTNPDSPDSFTSARTIVTPAGPPRPGQPAWNPQRGSSMPVTRYRPFAEEVEPIRVADRTWPDRVIDTAPLWCAVDLRDGNQALIDPMSPARKRRMFDLLVRMGYKEIEVGFPSASQTDYDFVREIITDGAIPDDVTIQVLTQCRPELIERTFEACQGAANVIVHFYNSTSILQRRVVFRADRAAVQAIATDGARKCMEEAVKYPGTRWRFEYSPESYTGTELEYAKQVCDAVGEIIQPTPDNPIIFNLPATVEMATPNVYADSIEWMSRNLANRESVILSLHPHNDRGTAVAAAELGYQAGADRIEGCLFGNGERTGNVCLVTLGLNLFSRGVDPQIDFSNIDEIRRTVEYCNQLPVHERHPYGGDLVYTAFSGSHQDAINKGLDAMKFDADAADTDVDDMLWQVPYLPIDPKDVGRTYEAVIRVNSQSGKGGVAYIMKADHGLALPRRLQIEFSQVIQKITEGEGGEVAPKEMWEAFSQEYLAPVRPLERIKQRVEAPEDDSGATTITATVKIDGVDTEISGSGNGPLAAFVDALGTVGFDVAVLDYSEHAMSAGGDAQAAAYVEASIFGKTVWGVGIAPSITTASLRAVVSAVNRAVR from the coding sequence GTGACTAATCCCGATTCACCCGACTCGTTCACGTCAGCACGCACCATCGTCACACCCGCCGGTCCGCCGCGGCCCGGCCAGCCCGCCTGGAATCCGCAGCGGGGATCGTCCATGCCGGTCACCCGGTACCGGCCCTTCGCCGAGGAAGTCGAGCCCATCCGGGTCGCCGACCGCACCTGGCCCGACCGCGTCATCGATACCGCTCCCCTGTGGTGCGCGGTGGACCTGCGCGACGGCAACCAGGCGCTGATCGACCCGATGAGCCCGGCCCGCAAGCGGCGCATGTTCGACCTGCTGGTCCGCATGGGTTACAAGGAGATCGAGGTCGGCTTTCCCTCGGCCAGCCAGACCGACTACGACTTCGTCCGCGAGATCATCACCGACGGCGCCATTCCCGACGACGTCACCATTCAGGTGCTGACCCAGTGCCGCCCCGAGCTGATCGAGCGGACCTTCGAGGCCTGCCAAGGCGCGGCGAACGTCATCGTGCACTTCTACAACTCGACCTCGATCCTGCAGCGCCGCGTGGTCTTCCGCGCCGACCGGGCCGCGGTGCAAGCCATCGCGACCGACGGCGCCCGCAAGTGCATGGAGGAGGCGGTCAAGTACCCGGGCACCCGCTGGCGGTTCGAGTACTCACCGGAGTCCTACACCGGAACCGAGCTGGAGTACGCCAAGCAGGTGTGCGACGCCGTCGGCGAAATCATCCAGCCCACGCCGGACAACCCGATCATCTTCAACCTGCCCGCCACCGTGGAGATGGCCACGCCCAACGTCTACGCCGACTCGATCGAGTGGATGAGCCGCAACCTGGCCAACCGGGAGTCGGTGATCCTGAGCCTGCACCCCCACAACGACCGCGGAACCGCCGTCGCCGCAGCCGAATTGGGCTACCAGGCCGGGGCCGACCGGATCGAGGGCTGCCTGTTCGGCAACGGCGAACGCACCGGCAACGTCTGCCTGGTGACGTTGGGGCTGAACCTGTTCTCCCGCGGCGTGGACCCGCAGATCGACTTCTCCAACATCGACGAGATCCGGCGCACGGTCGAGTACTGCAACCAGCTGCCGGTACACGAGCGTCATCCCTACGGCGGCGACCTGGTCTACACCGCGTTCTCCGGCAGTCACCAGGACGCCATCAACAAGGGCCTGGACGCAATGAAGTTCGACGCCGACGCGGCCGACACCGATGTCGACGACATGCTGTGGCAGGTCCCGTACCTGCCGATCGACCCCAAGGACGTGGGGCGGACCTACGAGGCCGTGATCCGGGTCAACTCGCAGTCCGGCAAGGGCGGGGTGGCCTACATCATGAAGGCCGATCACGGCCTGGCGCTGCCGCGACGGCTGCAGATCGAGTTCTCCCAAGTGATCCAGAAGATCACCGAGGGCGAGGGCGGGGAGGTCGCGCCCAAGGAGATGTGGGAAGCCTTCTCCCAGGAGTACCTCGCGCCGGTGCGGCCGCTGGAGCGCATCAAGCAACGCGTCGAGGCCCCCGAGGATGACAGCGGCGCGACGACCATCACCGCGACGGTCAAGATCGACGGAGTGGACACCGAGATCAGCGGCTCGGGCAACGGTCCGCTGGCGGCCTTCGTCGACGCCCTGGGCACCGTCGGCTTCGACGTGGCGGTGCTGGACTACTCCGAGCACGCGATGAGCGCCGGCGGGGATGCCCAGGCGGCGGCGTACGTCGAGGCTTCGATCTTCGGTAAGACGGTGTGGGGCGTTGGCATTGCCCCGTCCATCACCACCGCGTCGCTGCGGGCGGTGGTGTCAGCGGTCAACCGGGCGGTGCGCTAG
- a CDS encoding sensor domain-containing protein, translating to MRAAKVAVTLAIGGTLAVPVAQARPSEPGVVNYAVLGKGSVGNIVGGPMGSESTFTRPFQPEWVDAPECNNWADVGLPEVYNDPDLASFNGATTQTSATDQTHLVKQAVGVFATNDAAARAFHRVVDRTVGCPGQTTAVHFDDGSTQVWSFSGGPATATDEAWTKQEADTDRRCFVQTRLRENVLLQAKVCQSGNAGPAVNVLAGAMQNALGQ from the coding sequence ATGCGCGCAGCCAAGGTGGCGGTCACTCTGGCCATCGGGGGCACGCTGGCGGTCCCGGTAGCCCAAGCCCGCCCGTCGGAGCCGGGGGTGGTGAACTACGCCGTCCTCGGCAAGGGATCGGTCGGCAACATCGTCGGCGGACCGATGGGCTCGGAGTCGACCTTCACCCGGCCGTTCCAGCCGGAATGGGTGGATGCGCCCGAGTGCAACAACTGGGCCGACGTCGGATTGCCCGAGGTCTACAACGACCCGGACCTGGCGTCGTTCAACGGGGCCACCACCCAGACGTCGGCCACCGATCAGACCCATCTGGTCAAACAGGCGGTCGGCGTGTTCGCCACCAACGACGCCGCAGCGCGGGCATTTCACCGGGTCGTCGATCGCACCGTGGGCTGTCCGGGCCAGACCACCGCGGTGCATTTCGACGACGGTTCCACGCAAGTGTGGTCGTTCAGCGGTGGCCCGGCGACGGCCACCGACGAAGCCTGGACCAAGCAGGAAGCCGACACCGACCGCCGTTGCTTCGTTCAAACCCGGCTGCGTGAAAACGTGTTGTTGCAGGCCAAGGTCTGCCAATCTGGCAACGCCGGTCCTGCGGTCAATGTGCTGGCCGGCGCGATGCAAAACGCGCTGGGACAGTAG
- a CDS encoding LuxR C-terminal-related transcriptional regulator, whose amino-acid sequence MPPAAGAPIRIALVDDYDVVVKGVANMLDPYRDRVVIAELDSTMPVEDTVDIVLYDSFAQPESDHEEIGVLVANPRAHRVVVYTWNFHPDLVDSARQHGAHGYLSKTLPARELVAALEAVHAGEVVISDVAPRARSAPGLDWPGRGEGLSDREAEVLALITQGKSNADVARLTYLSPNTVKSYIRTIYRKLGVSSRTQAVLWGVQHGFTPDHHRIEHWRGGP is encoded by the coding sequence ATGCCGCCAGCTGCCGGCGCGCCGATCAGGATCGCGCTCGTCGACGACTATGACGTCGTCGTGAAGGGCGTCGCCAACATGCTCGACCCCTACCGCGACCGGGTCGTGATCGCCGAACTCGACTCGACCATGCCGGTCGAAGACACCGTCGACATCGTCTTGTACGACTCGTTCGCCCAACCCGAATCCGACCACGAGGAGATCGGGGTGCTGGTGGCCAACCCTCGGGCGCACCGAGTGGTCGTCTACACCTGGAACTTCCACCCCGATCTCGTCGACAGCGCCCGGCAGCACGGGGCACACGGGTATCTGTCGAAGACCCTGCCGGCGCGAGAACTGGTCGCCGCCTTGGAGGCCGTGCATGCGGGCGAGGTGGTGATCAGCGACGTGGCGCCGCGGGCGCGCAGCGCGCCGGGACTGGACTGGCCCGGCCGCGGTGAAGGGCTCAGCGACCGCGAGGCCGAGGTATTGGCGTTGATCACCCAGGGCAAGAGCAACGCCGACGTCGCCCGGCTCACCTACTTGAGTCCCAACACGGTGAAGTCCTACATCCGCACCATCTACCGCAAGCTGGGCGTCAGCAGCCGCACCCAAGCCGTGCTGTGGGGAGTGCAGCACGGCTTCACTCCCGACCATCACCGCATCGAACACTGGCGCGGCGGCCCGTGA
- a CDS encoding aspartate-semialdehyde dehydrogenase encodes MGAKGVSIGVVGATGQVGQVMRTLLDERDFPAESVRFFASARSQGRKLSFRGQEIEVEDAETADPSGLDIALFSAGASMSRVQAPRFAAAGVTVIDNSSAWRKDPDVPLVVSEVNFDRDAANRPKGIIANPNCTTMAAMPVLKVLHDEAQLVRIVVSTYQAVSGSGLAGVEELATQARAVIGDAERLVHSGGAVTFPPPNKYVAPIAFNIVPLAGSLVDDDSGETDEDQKLRHESRKILGIPDLHVSGTCVRVPVFTGHSLSINAEFARPLSPERARELLKDAPGVKLVQVPTPLAAAGVDESLVGRIRQDPGVPDGRGLALFVSGDNLRKGAALNTIQIAELLAAQL; translated from the coding sequence ATGGGCGCAAAGGGTGTGTCGATCGGCGTCGTCGGGGCCACCGGTCAGGTGGGCCAGGTGATGCGGACCCTGCTCGACGAGCGCGACTTCCCCGCCGAATCGGTGCGGTTCTTCGCCTCGGCCCGGTCACAGGGCCGCAAGCTGTCCTTCCGGGGGCAAGAGATCGAGGTGGAAGACGCCGAAACCGCCGACCCGAGCGGGCTGGACATCGCGCTGTTCTCCGCGGGCGCATCGATGTCGCGGGTGCAGGCGCCGCGCTTCGCCGCCGCCGGTGTGACGGTGATCGACAACTCCTCGGCGTGGCGCAAAGACCCGGACGTGCCGCTGGTGGTGTCCGAGGTCAACTTCGACCGCGACGCGGCAAACCGGCCCAAAGGCATCATCGCCAACCCGAACTGCACCACCATGGCCGCGATGCCGGTGCTCAAGGTGCTGCACGACGAAGCTCAGCTGGTGCGCATCGTGGTCTCGACCTATCAGGCCGTCTCGGGCAGCGGGCTGGCCGGGGTCGAAGAGTTGGCCACCCAGGCGCGCGCGGTGATCGGCGACGCCGAGCGGCTGGTGCACAGCGGCGGCGCCGTGACCTTCCCGCCGCCGAACAAGTACGTCGCGCCCATCGCGTTCAACATCGTGCCGCTGGCCGGCTCGCTGGTGGACGACGACTCCGGTGAGACCGATGAGGACCAGAAGCTGCGCCACGAGAGCCGCAAGATCCTCGGCATCCCCGACTTGCACGTCAGCGGGACCTGCGTGCGGGTGCCGGTGTTCACCGGCCACTCGTTGTCGATCAACGCCGAATTCGCCCGGCCGCTGTCCCCCGAGCGGGCCCGTGAACTGCTGAAGGACGCCCCGGGCGTCAAGCTGGTCCAGGTGCCGACACCGCTGGCCGCCGCGGGGGTCGACGAATCACTGGTGGGTCGCATCCGGCAGGACCCCGGCGTGCCGGATGGTCGCGGCCTGGCGCTGTTCGTCTCGGGCGACAATCTGCGCAAGGGCGCCGCGCTGAACACCATCCAGATTGCAGAGCTGCTCGCCGCCCAATTGTGA
- a CDS encoding DUF6131 family protein: MIILGIIALIVGFVLKISILWTIGIILIVVGAILWVLGSTGRAVGGRRHYF; this comes from the coding sequence ATGATTATTCTCGGCATCATCGCGCTGATCGTTGGATTCGTGCTCAAGATCTCCATCTTGTGGACGATCGGCATCATTCTCATCGTGGTCGGCGCCATCTTGTGGGTCTTGGGCTCCACCGGACGCGCCGTCGGCGGCCGCCGCCATTACTTCTGA
- the egtA gene encoding ergothioneine biosynthesis glutamate--cysteine ligase EgtA codes for MTFGATTAAASPLGNARRDDVEMTSSAAAAKYIADGCLVDGPLGRVGLELEAHCFDPADPSRRPSWSEISNVVDWLGPLPNRSAVTVEPGGAVELSGPPADGIVAAIDAMAADQAVLGSAFADSGLGLVALGADPLRPPMRVNPGLRYRAMEEFFGASHSGAAGAAMMTSTASIQVNLDAGPQSGWAARVRLAHALGPTMIAIAANSPMIGGEFSGWKSTRQRVWGQMDSARCGPILGVSADDPGTDWARYALKAPVMMVLDPDPSAVTDYVPFTDWVDGRVLLGGRRPTVADLNYHLTTLFPPVRPRRWLEIRYLDSAPGELWPAIVFTLVALLDDPVAADLAAEAVEPVATAWDIAARVGLGDRRLHTAANRCLAIAAQRVPAELTDAMQRLIVSVEAGRCPADDFSDRVIAHGIAPTVAQLAQGKS; via the coding sequence ATGACGTTCGGCGCAACCACCGCCGCGGCTTCCCCGCTGGGGAATGCCCGCCGCGATGACGTCGAGATGACCAGTTCGGCGGCCGCCGCGAAATACATCGCGGACGGATGCCTCGTCGATGGCCCGTTGGGACGCGTGGGCCTGGAACTCGAGGCGCACTGCTTCGACCCGGCGGACCCGTCGCGTCGGCCGTCCTGGTCGGAGATCTCCAACGTCGTCGACTGGCTGGGTCCGTTGCCGAACCGCAGCGCGGTCACCGTGGAACCCGGTGGTGCGGTGGAACTGTCCGGACCCCCGGCCGACGGCATCGTCGCGGCCATCGACGCCATGGCCGCCGACCAGGCCGTGCTGGGGTCGGCGTTCGCCGATTCCGGTTTGGGATTGGTGGCCCTGGGCGCCGATCCGCTGCGCCCGCCGATGCGGGTGAATCCCGGGCTGCGCTACCGCGCCATGGAGGAGTTCTTCGGCGCCAGCCACAGCGGGGCCGCCGGCGCGGCGATGATGACCTCGACCGCCTCGATCCAGGTCAATCTGGATGCCGGGCCGCAGTCGGGGTGGGCCGCGCGCGTGCGACTGGCACACGCACTCGGGCCGACGATGATTGCGATCGCGGCCAACTCCCCGATGATCGGCGGCGAGTTCTCCGGCTGGAAGTCCACCCGGCAGCGGGTGTGGGGACAGATGGACTCGGCGCGGTGCGGACCCATCCTCGGCGTCAGCGCCGACGACCCCGGCACCGACTGGGCCCGCTACGCGCTGAAGGCGCCGGTGATGATGGTGCTCGACCCGGACCCGTCGGCGGTCACCGATTACGTGCCCTTCACCGACTGGGTCGACGGCCGGGTGCTGCTGGGCGGTCGTCGACCCACCGTCGCCGACCTCAACTACCACCTGACCACGCTTTTCCCGCCGGTACGCCCGCGCCGATGGCTCGAGATCCGCTACCTGGACAGCGCTCCGGGCGAGCTGTGGCCCGCAATCGTGTTCACCCTGGTGGCACTGCTCGACGACCCGGTCGCGGCCGACCTGGCCGCCGAGGCCGTCGAACCGGTGGCCACCGCATGGGACATCGCCGCCCGCGTCGGCCTGGGTGACCGCCGCCTGCACACCGCCGCCAACCGATGCTTGGCCATCGCCGCCCAGCGGGTGCCCGCCGAACTCACCGACGCCATGCAGCGGTTGATCGTCAGCGTCGAGGCGGGCCGGTGTCCGGCCGACGACTTCTCTGACCGGGTGATCGCCCACGGCATCGCCCCGACCGTGGCCCAGTTGGCGCAAGGAAAGTCGTGA
- a CDS encoding aspartate kinase, whose protein sequence is MALVVQKYGGSSVADADRIRRVAERIVETKKQGHDVVVVVSAMGDTTDDLLDLAQQVCPIPPPRELDMLLTAGERISNALVAMAIESLGAQARSFTGSQAGVITTGTHGNAKIIEVTPGRLQAALDEGRIVLVAGFQGVSQDTRDVTTLGRGGSDTTAVALAAALGADVCEIYTDVDGIFSADPRIVHNARKLDTVTFEEMLEMAACGAKVLMLRCVEYARRHNIPVHVRSSYSDKPGTVVVGSIKDVAMEDPILTGVAHDRSEAKVTIVGLPDIPGYAARVFRAVAEADVNIDMVLQNVSKVEDGKTDITFTCSRDSGPTAVAKLDSLREEIGFTQLLYDDHIGKVSLIGAGMRSHPGVTATFCEALAAVGVNIELISTSEIRISVLCRDTELDKAVVALHEAFGLGGEEEATVYAGTGR, encoded by the coding sequence GTGGCGCTCGTCGTGCAAAAGTACGGCGGATCCTCGGTGGCCGACGCCGACCGGATTCGTCGTGTCGCGGAGCGCATCGTCGAGACAAAGAAGCAGGGCCATGACGTGGTTGTGGTCGTTTCGGCGATGGGTGATACCACCGATGACTTGCTGGACTTGGCGCAGCAGGTATGCCCGATCCCGCCGCCGCGGGAACTCGACATGCTGCTGACGGCCGGTGAACGGATCTCCAACGCGCTGGTGGCAATGGCCATCGAATCGCTCGGCGCGCAAGCGCGGTCGTTCACCGGGTCGCAGGCCGGGGTCATCACCACCGGCACCCACGGCAACGCCAAGATCATCGAAGTCACGCCCGGCCGGCTGCAGGCCGCGCTCGACGAAGGACGGATCGTTCTGGTCGCCGGCTTCCAGGGCGTCAGCCAGGACACCCGCGACGTCACCACGCTGGGCCGCGGCGGTTCGGACACCACAGCCGTCGCGCTGGCCGCGGCGTTGGGCGCCGACGTCTGCGAGATCTACACCGACGTCGACGGCATCTTCAGCGCCGACCCCCGCATCGTGCACAACGCGCGCAAGCTGGACACCGTCACCTTCGAGGAAATGCTCGAGATGGCCGCCTGCGGCGCCAAAGTCTTGATGCTGCGCTGTGTGGAATACGCACGGCGCCACAACATTCCGGTGCATGTCCGGTCGTCGTACTCGGACAAGCCAGGCACCGTCGTCGTCGGATCGATCAAGGACGTAGCTATGGAAGATCCCATCCTGACCGGAGTCGCGCACGACCGCAGCGAGGCAAAGGTGACCATCGTCGGGCTGCCCGACATTCCCGGCTACGCGGCCCGGGTGTTCCGCGCGGTCGCCGAGGCCGACGTGAACATCGACATGGTGTTGCAGAACGTCTCCAAGGTCGAAGACGGCAAGACCGACATCACCTTCACCTGCTCACGCGACAGCGGTCCGACCGCGGTGGCCAAGCTGGACTCCCTCAGAGAGGAGATCGGCTTCACCCAACTCCTCTACGACGACCACATCGGCAAGGTGTCGCTGATCGGTGCCGGCATGCGCAGCCACCCCGGCGTCACGGCGACCTTCTGTGAGGCGTTGGCCGCCGTCGGGGTCAACATCGAGCTCATCTCGACCTCGGAGATCCGCATCTCGGTGCTGTGCCGCGACACGGAACTAGACAAAGCCGTTGTTGCGTTGCACGAGGCGTTTGGTCTCGGTGGCGAGGAGGAGGCGACGGTGTACGCGGGGACGGGGCGGTAG
- a CDS encoding organic hydroperoxide resistance protein, translating into MSIEVVYTTASTASGGGRDGHVKSDDGRIDLDTRPPKAMGGNGEGTNPEQLFSAGYAACFLGALRLVAGKSKIKLDDATTVTVEIGFGKDSDGGFGLTGTIVDYLPGLEQSVADDLVGQAHQVCPYSKATRGNVDVAVSAKV; encoded by the coding sequence ATGAGCATCGAAGTCGTTTACACCACCGCGTCGACGGCCAGCGGCGGCGGCCGCGACGGCCACGTCAAGTCCGACGACGGCCGCATCGACCTGGACACCCGGCCGCCAAAAGCCATGGGAGGCAACGGCGAGGGCACCAACCCCGAGCAGCTCTTCTCGGCCGGTTATGCGGCGTGCTTCCTGGGTGCGCTGCGGCTGGTGGCGGGCAAGTCCAAGATCAAGCTCGACGACGCCACCACGGTGACCGTCGAGATCGGGTTCGGCAAGGACTCCGACGGCGGCTTCGGTCTCACCGGCACGATCGTGGATTACCTGCCCGGGCTCGAGCAGAGCGTCGCCGACGACTTGGTCGGACAAGCCCATCAGGTGTGCCCGTATTCGAAGGCCACCCGGGGCAACGTCGACGTTGCGGTGTCAGCGAAGGTCTGA
- a CDS encoding catalase, translating into MTQPYTTTDAGAPAPSDDQSLTVGPDGPILLQDHYLIEQMAQFNRERIPERQPHAKGGGAFGHFEVTNDVSQYTRAAVFQPGTKTETLIRFSTVAGERGSPDTWRDPRGFALKFYTSEGNFDMVGNNTPVFFMRDPMKFQHFIRSQKRLQASNVRDHNMQWDFWTLSPESAHQVTWLMGDRGIPKTWRHMNGYSSHTYSWINAAGEIFWVKYHFKSDQGVDFLTQEDADRLAGEDGDYHQRDLYESIERGEFPSWTLKMQIMPFEEAKTYRFNPFDLTKVWPHGDYPLIDVGKLTLDRNVTDYHTEIEQAAFEPNNIVPGTGLSPDKMLLARGFSYSDAHRARLGTNYRQIPVNEPKVPVHSYSKDGAMRIRNTTDPVYAPNSYGGPHADPARAAEIRWQADGEMIRAAYTLRAEDDDWSQAGTLVREVLDDDARERLVHNIVGHVSKGVKEPVLSRVFEYWRNVDADLGKKVEEGVRANSGQ; encoded by the coding sequence ATGACTCAGCCCTACACGACCACCGACGCCGGGGCCCCCGCGCCCAGTGACGATCAGTCGTTGACCGTCGGGCCCGACGGTCCCATCCTGCTGCAGGACCACTACCTGATCGAACAGATGGCCCAGTTCAACCGGGAGCGCATCCCGGAACGTCAACCGCATGCCAAGGGCGGCGGCGCGTTCGGCCACTTCGAGGTGACCAACGACGTCAGCCAGTACACCCGGGCCGCGGTATTTCAGCCGGGGACCAAAACCGAGACGCTGATCAGGTTCTCCACCGTGGCCGGCGAGCGCGGCAGCCCAGACACCTGGCGCGACCCGCGCGGCTTCGCGCTGAAGTTCTACACGTCGGAGGGGAACTTCGACATGGTCGGCAACAACACGCCGGTCTTCTTCATGCGCGACCCGATGAAGTTCCAGCACTTCATCCGGTCCCAGAAGCGCCTGCAAGCCAGCAACGTGCGCGACCACAACATGCAGTGGGACTTCTGGACCTTGTCGCCCGAATCGGCGCATCAAGTGACGTGGCTGATGGGCGATCGCGGGATCCCCAAGACCTGGCGACACATGAACGGCTACAGCAGCCACACCTACAGCTGGATCAACGCCGCCGGCGAGATCTTCTGGGTGAAGTACCACTTCAAGTCGGATCAAGGCGTCGACTTTCTGACTCAAGAAGACGCCGACCGACTGGCCGGTGAGGACGGCGACTACCACCAGCGCGACCTGTACGAGTCGATCGAGCGAGGCGAATTCCCGAGCTGGACGCTCAAGATGCAGATCATGCCGTTCGAGGAAGCTAAGACCTATCGCTTCAATCCGTTCGACCTGACCAAGGTGTGGCCGCACGGCGACTACCCGCTGATCGACGTCGGCAAGTTGACGCTGGACCGCAACGTCACCGACTACCACACCGAGATCGAGCAGGCCGCCTTCGAACCGAACAACATCGTGCCCGGCACCGGCTTGAGCCCGGACAAGATGCTGCTCGCTCGCGGGTTCTCCTATTCCGATGCTCACCGCGCCAGGTTGGGCACCAACTACCGGCAGATCCCGGTCAACGAGCCGAAGGTCCCGGTGCACAGCTACTCCAAAGACGGTGCGATGCGGATCAGGAACACCACCGATCCGGTGTACGCGCCGAACTCCTACGGCGGCCCACACGCCGACCCGGCCCGCGCCGCGGAAATCCGGTGGCAAGCCGACGGCGAGATGATCCGCGCCGCCTACACCCTGCGCGCCGAAGACGACGATTGGAGCCAGGCCGGCACGCTGGTCCGGGAAGTTCTCGACGACGACGCCCGGGAGCGCCTGGTGCACAACATCGTCGGCCACGTGTCCAAAGGCGTGAAGGAACCGGTGCTGTCGCGGGTGTTCGAGTACTGGCGCAATGTCGACGCCGATCTGGGCAAGAAGGTCGAGGAAGGGGTGCGGGCCAACTCGGGCCAGTAG